In Aquimarina spinulae, a single window of DNA contains:
- the rnc gene encoding ribonuclease III translates to MNVIRNILNSRSEKNGNFFSKIQKIVNFKPKNIKPYEKAFTHRSLNLKDKKGNAVNFERLEFLGDAMLSSVIAAHLFKEVPEGNEGYLTKMRAKVVSRKHLNELGKDLKLIELVRTNIPKSQFGINIHGNLFEALIGAIYLDRGFVYCERFIKEAVIDPYVDIESLEGQIISYKSLLIEWCQKEKKVFSYEVYEDTGKDEMKHFAVKLWIDDKVVAKARATSKKKAEEKASKRAYFAFQSKINI, encoded by the coding sequence ATGAATGTTATTCGAAACATACTAAATTCCCGCTCTGAAAAGAACGGGAATTTTTTTTCTAAAATTCAGAAAATAGTAAATTTTAAGCCCAAAAACATTAAACCTTATGAAAAAGCATTTACGCATAGGTCATTAAATTTAAAAGACAAAAAAGGAAATGCTGTTAATTTTGAAAGGTTAGAATTTCTTGGTGATGCCATGTTAAGTAGTGTTATCGCTGCTCACTTATTTAAAGAAGTACCCGAAGGTAATGAAGGGTATTTAACCAAAATGAGAGCCAAAGTAGTAAGTAGAAAACATCTTAATGAATTGGGTAAAGATCTTAAACTAATTGAACTGGTGCGGACCAATATTCCTAAATCTCAATTTGGAATAAATATACATGGAAATCTTTTTGAAGCACTAATAGGTGCTATTTATCTGGATCGTGGTTTTGTGTATTGCGAACGATTTATTAAAGAAGCAGTAATCGATCCATATGTTGATATCGAAAGTCTAGAGGGACAAATCATTAGTTATAAAAGTTTATTGATAGAATGGTGTCAAAAAGAGAAAAAAGTATTTAGTTACGAAGTATATGAAGATACAGGTAAAGATGAAATGAAGCATTTTGCCGTAAAACTTTGGATAGATGATAAAGTAGTTGCAAAAGCAAGAGCTACTTCAAAAAAGAAAGCAGAAGAAAAAGCTTCAAAAAGAGCTTATTTTGCATTTCAATCTAAAATAAATATCTAA
- a CDS encoding DUF2721 domain-containing protein, whose protein sequence is MTLTMSIPALLFPAISLTMLAYNARYLAIAALIRQLHKEYLTSRSKNTVLQIKNLRKRLWLIRNMQAIAIASFLTSVITMFLLYVEKISWANIVFGISLFLLMISLFLSFIEVQISTKALAIRLNRIEEDT, encoded by the coding sequence ATGACGCTTACTATGAGTATTCCAGCTTTGTTATTTCCTGCAATATCATTAACTATGCTGGCTTATAATGCAAGGTATTTAGCTATTGCAGCATTGATACGACAATTACATAAGGAATATTTGACTTCACGATCAAAAAACACCGTATTACAGATCAAAAATTTAAGAAAACGATTATGGTTGATTAGAAATATGCAAGCCATTGCTATCGCTAGTTTTCTCACCAGTGTAATTACTATGTTTTTATTGTATGTAGAAAAGATATCCTGGGCTAATATAGTATTTGGTATTAGTCTTTTTTTACTTATGATTTCACTTTTTTTATCATTTATAGAAGTTCAGATTTCTACCAAAGCACTAGCTATTAGGCTTAATAGAATCGAAGAGGATACGTAA
- a CDS encoding ATP-binding protein yields the protein MLQNELFNNVIQDFNAGYWELYDDPEREIWSEKFYDSLGYTKNELESKIDYFLEHLIHQEDVELFRDNFFSYRRNAVSFKQHIKIIDKKGNYKLYRCATNDELPVNIKSKISLVFFIEIKLEPEQDITKDNFYYKETAQMTATGSWYVDFQERKSFWDFETRRILEYADDYIPSLKDSANYYAEDSRQQAADLFFNCAMVGTPFNTEIKMVTANKREFWVRAIGKPVYNENKEIIGIRGVFQDIDEIKKKELSLQKSIDIIASQNSRLFNFAHIVSHNLRSHTSNLSLLVQLIEDIDDPKEKIGLVKEIKQISYSLNTTIEHLNEIVAIHTNKDQEKKPVKFKDAFNLVASGIGQMISMSKTKIKTDFSELNTINYIPAYLESILLNLITNAIKYKHQDRDPVIKIKSYSRGNKEYLKVTDNGRGIDMKLFKDKIFGMYKTFHYNKDAVGIGLFLTKNQVESLDGKITVESEVDKGTTFIIEF from the coding sequence ATGCTTCAAAATGAACTTTTTAATAATGTAATTCAAGATTTCAATGCTGGATATTGGGAGTTGTATGATGATCCAGAAAGAGAGATTTGGTCAGAAAAGTTTTATGATAGTTTAGGATATACAAAAAATGAACTAGAGTCAAAAATAGACTATTTTTTAGAACACCTGATACATCAAGAAGATGTTGAGTTATTCAGAGATAATTTTTTTAGCTATCGACGTAATGCTGTAAGTTTTAAACAGCATATAAAAATTATCGATAAAAAAGGAAATTATAAACTATATAGATGTGCAACTAATGATGAATTACCAGTAAATATAAAATCTAAGATTAGTCTTGTCTTTTTTATTGAAATCAAACTAGAGCCAGAGCAGGATATTACAAAAGATAATTTCTACTATAAAGAAACTGCTCAAATGACAGCTACGGGGAGTTGGTATGTAGATTTTCAGGAAAGGAAAAGTTTCTGGGATTTTGAGACCAGAAGAATTTTAGAATATGCCGACGACTATATTCCTTCTCTTAAAGATTCTGCCAACTACTATGCAGAAGATTCAAGGCAACAGGCGGCAGATTTATTTTTTAATTGCGCTATGGTAGGTACGCCTTTTAATACCGAAATTAAAATGGTAACGGCCAACAAAAGAGAATTTTGGGTACGAGCGATAGGAAAGCCTGTATATAATGAAAATAAAGAAATAATTGGGATTAGAGGTGTTTTTCAGGATATAGATGAAATCAAAAAAAAGGAATTAAGTCTGCAAAAATCAATTGATATTATAGCGTCTCAGAACTCTAGATTATTCAATTTTGCTCATATCGTATCTCACAACCTTAGATCTCATACCAGTAATCTATCTTTATTAGTACAGTTGATTGAAGATATAGATGACCCTAAGGAAAAGATTGGATTAGTCAAAGAAATTAAACAAATATCGTATAGTTTAAATACAACCATCGAACACCTTAATGAGATTGTAGCAATACATACAAATAAGGACCAGGAAAAAAAACCAGTTAAATTCAAAGATGCTTTTAATTTGGTTGCAAGTGGCATCGGGCAAATGATTTCTATGAGCAAGACCAAAATCAAGACAGATTTTAGTGAATTAAATACAATTAATTATATTCCTGCATATTTAGAAAGTATCCTGTTAAATTTAATAACGAATGCTATAAAATATAAACATCAGGATAGAGATCCGGTAATAAAAATCAAAAGCTATTCTAGAGGTAATAAAGAGTATTTAAAGGTCACAGATAATGGTAGGGGAATTGATATGAAACTGTTCAAAGATAAAATATTTGGCATGTATAAAACATTTCATTACAATAAGGATGCAGTAGGAATCGGACTGTTTTTAACAAAAAACCAGGTAGAATCACTTGATGGAAAAATTACTGTAGAGAGTGAAGTAGATAAAGGAACAACTTTTATAATTGAATTTTAA
- a CDS encoding acyl carrier protein — protein MSDIASRVKAIIVDKLGVDENEVVNEASFTNDLGADSLDTVELIMEFEKEFDIQIPDDQAENIATVGQAISYIEDAK, from the coding sequence ATGTCAGACATTGCATCAAGAGTAAAAGCGATAATCGTTGACAAATTAGGAGTAGACGAAAACGAAGTTGTAAATGAAGCTAGTTTCACAAACGATTTAGGCGCTGATTCATTAGACACTGTAGAATTGATTATGGAATTCGAAAAAGAATTCGATATTCAGATTCCAGACGATCAAGCTGAAAACATTGCAACAGTAGGTCAAGCAATATCTTATATTGAAGACGCAAAGTAA
- the fabF gene encoding beta-ketoacyl-ACP synthase II, with amino-acid sequence MNLKRVVVTGLGALTPIGNNIDEYWDGLVNGKSGCAPITYFDTENFKTKFACEVKNYSPTDYFDRKEARKLDKFAQYAIVSSEEAIKDAAIDLEKVDKFRVGVIWGAGIGGIETFQEEVIGYANGNGTPRFNPFFIPKMIADIAPGHISIRNGFMGPNYTTVSACASSANAMIDAFNYIRLGQCDIIITGGSEAAVTIAGMGGFNAMHALSTRNESPETASRPFDVTRDGFVLGEGSGALILEEYEHAKARGAKIYAEVVGGGMSSDAYHMTAPHPDGIGVERVMLNCLKDAGVTPEQVDAINTHGTSTPLGDVAELKAITKVFGDHAPNININSTKSMTGHLLGAAGAIEAISSILAMQKGIVPPTINHTTVDENIDSSLNLTLNKAQKREITYAMSNTFGFGGHNACVLFKKLNE; translated from the coding sequence ATGAATCTTAAGCGAGTTGTAGTCACAGGACTAGGTGCATTAACACCTATAGGTAACAATATTGATGAATATTGGGATGGATTAGTAAATGGAAAAAGCGGTTGCGCTCCCATTACCTATTTCGATACCGAAAATTTCAAGACTAAATTTGCTTGCGAAGTCAAAAATTATTCTCCCACAGACTATTTTGATAGAAAAGAAGCACGAAAACTTGATAAATTCGCCCAGTATGCTATTGTATCTTCTGAAGAAGCTATAAAAGATGCTGCTATTGACCTGGAAAAAGTTGATAAATTTAGAGTTGGTGTGATCTGGGGTGCAGGAATTGGCGGAATAGAGACTTTTCAGGAAGAAGTAATTGGCTATGCCAACGGAAATGGAACACCTCGTTTTAATCCTTTCTTTATCCCGAAAATGATTGCCGATATTGCTCCTGGTCATATTTCTATACGAAATGGCTTTATGGGACCTAACTATACCACAGTTTCTGCTTGTGCTTCTTCTGCAAATGCAATGATCGATGCGTTCAACTATATTCGTTTGGGCCAATGTGATATTATCATTACAGGAGGAAGTGAAGCTGCAGTTACTATAGCTGGTATGGGAGGATTTAATGCGATGCACGCTTTGTCTACAAGAAATGAAAGCCCAGAGACGGCCTCTAGACCATTTGACGTAACCAGAGATGGTTTCGTTTTGGGAGAAGGTAGTGGAGCTCTTATTCTTGAAGAATATGAACACGCAAAAGCACGAGGTGCTAAAATCTATGCCGAAGTAGTTGGTGGTGGAATGTCTAGTGATGCATATCACATGACAGCTCCGCATCCCGATGGAATAGGTGTAGAACGCGTGATGCTTAATTGTTTAAAAGATGCAGGTGTAACACCAGAACAAGTAGATGCTATAAACACTCATGGAACATCCACTCCATTAGGAGATGTTGCAGAATTGAAAGCTATTACTAAGGTTTTTGGAGATCATGCACCTAACATCAATATCAATTCAACAAAATCTATGACAGGACACTTACTTGGTGCAGCCGGAGCTATAGAAGCTATTTCTTCTATTTTGGCTATGCAAAAAGGTATAGTACCTCCTACTATCAATCACACTACAGTGGATGAGAACATAGATTCTTCATTGAATTTGACATTAAACAAAGCTCAAAAACGTGAAATCACATATGCAATGAGTAATACTTTTGGTTTCGGAGGTCATAATGCTTGTGTGTTATTTAAAAAACTGAACGAATAA
- a CDS encoding response regulator: MSHKIGLACIIDDDNMYVNLVKRIVEAKNLCSNLMVFQNGKDALNYFEAILTNLNKKTIPEIIFLDLNMPVMDGWEFLDNFTKIKNKLGKTITLYIVSSSINPVDIERAKSINTVKDYLVKPVTIEDLEAIFLKQTL; encoded by the coding sequence ATGAGTCATAAAATAGGATTAGCTTGTATTATTGACGACGACAATATGTATGTAAATCTTGTAAAAAGGATTGTAGAAGCAAAAAACCTTTGTAGTAACTTAATGGTATTTCAAAATGGTAAGGATGCTCTTAATTATTTTGAAGCTATTTTGACTAATTTAAATAAAAAGACAATTCCCGAAATCATATTTCTTGATTTAAACATGCCAGTAATGGATGGATGGGAATTTTTGGACAACTTCACTAAAATCAAAAATAAACTCGGAAAAACAATCACACTATACATTGTAAGTTCTTCAATTAATCCGGTAGATATAGAAAGGGCAAAAAGTATTAATACGGTAAAGGATTATCTTGTAAAACCAGTTACCATAGAGGACTTAGAGGCAATCTTTTTAAAGCAAACTTTATAG
- a CDS encoding IPExxxVDY family protein has translation MAVQRLVLDAFADDDYELIAIHCSLASYRLAFLLNKNLNLKLYRKKEDINFEYNDLTANFPLYQYDDHFQYSTYSLIGNKFQSKITSENQISEGLFTTIENTYTTKYLIPELKNVDFFLKIETEASNFSSKSLLIDILTISQIITAYPLEYATLKSKNNLIFE, from the coding sequence GTGGCTGTTCAGCGGTTAGTATTAGATGCCTTTGCCGATGATGATTATGAACTTATTGCCATTCATTGTTCATTAGCTTCATATCGGTTGGCTTTTTTATTGAATAAAAACCTGAATTTAAAGCTCTATAGAAAAAAAGAAGATATCAATTTTGAGTATAATGATCTCACTGCAAATTTTCCATTATATCAGTATGATGATCATTTTCAATATAGTACATATAGTCTTATCGGAAATAAATTTCAATCCAAAATAACATCAGAAAATCAGATTTCTGAAGGCCTATTTACTACTATAGAGAATACATATACTACAAAATACTTAATTCCTGAATTAAAAAATGTAGATTTTTTTCTAAAAATTGAGACCGAAGCATCAAATTTTTCAAGTAAGTCTTTACTTATAGACATACTTACCATTTCACAAATTATAACAGCATATCCTTTGGAATATGCTACACTTAAATCAAAGAACAACTTAATATTCGAATAA
- a CDS encoding Kelch repeat-containing protein yields MKTQIYIILLAFVSTIFLSCDTEEIQIEDNNTKVFTTKTLSLTPKKVLKETPFGRRANHTSLVFDNKMWVIAGNGPGIYYNDAWYSKDGTTWMAATKKASFSPRTSHAATVSQGKMWITGGRLVNEMNDVWFSTDGEIWKEATGNASFSPRSGHTMVDLQGRMFVIGGQENGVEKGDIWVSSDGSKWNLVSNLAPFGARRDHTSVVYDNKIWVIGGYDINNNFLNDVWYSSNGFQWFLATPDADFLPRRNHAVTVDKKGMWLTAGTKNNDFEYFNDIWYSTNGIDWKKTYLTKKFHERTQHTSVYFDKKLWVISGYALNNGSPDDFYNDIWSFE; encoded by the coding sequence ATGAAAACACAGATATATATAATACTACTAGCATTTGTATCTACGATCTTTTTATCATGTGATACAGAAGAGATTCAAATAGAAGACAATAATACCAAAGTATTCACCACCAAAACCCTTAGTTTAACCCCCAAAAAAGTTCTTAAAGAAACACCTTTTGGAAGGAGAGCCAATCATACCTCACTTGTGTTTGACAATAAAATGTGGGTAATAGCGGGTAATGGCCCAGGAATATACTATAACGATGCATGGTATAGTAAAGATGGCACTACCTGGATGGCAGCCACAAAAAAGGCTTCTTTTTCACCGAGAACAAGTCATGCTGCAACTGTTTCTCAAGGTAAAATGTGGATAACAGGTGGTAGGCTTGTTAATGAAATGAATGATGTTTGGTTTAGTACAGACGGGGAGATCTGGAAAGAAGCTACAGGCAATGCTTCGTTTTCACCAAGATCAGGACATACAATGGTCGATTTACAAGGAAGAATGTTTGTAATTGGTGGTCAGGAAAATGGAGTCGAGAAAGGTGATATTTGGGTAAGTAGTGATGGGTCTAAATGGAATTTAGTATCCAACCTGGCACCTTTTGGAGCAAGAAGAGATCATACCTCTGTAGTGTATGATAATAAAATATGGGTTATAGGCGGTTATGATATCAATAATAACTTTTTAAACGATGTATGGTATTCCTCAAATGGCTTTCAATGGTTTCTCGCTACCCCAGATGCAGATTTTTTACCTAGAAGAAATCATGCAGTAACAGTAGATAAAAAGGGAATGTGGTTAACTGCCGGAACAAAAAATAACGACTTCGAGTATTTTAATGATATCTGGTATAGTACCAATGGTATAGATTGGAAAAAAACGTATCTAACTAAAAAATTTCATGAAAGAACGCAGCATACATCTGTGTATTTTGACAAGAAATTGTGGGTCATTAGTGGATATGCTTTGAACAATGGAAGCCCTGATGACTTTTATAACGATATCTGGTCTTTTGAATAA
- a CDS encoding SIMPL domain-containing protein (The SIMPL domain is named for its presence in mouse protein SIMPL (signalling molecule that associates with mouse pelle-like kinase). Bacterial member BP26, from Brucella, was shown to assemble into a channel-like structure, while YggE from E. coli has been associated with resistance to oxidative stress.), with the protein MKKLILILLIGTVPMFGQQQNNTISVIGECDKKIDIEKYTINIEFKEVIADGYQNIESKSVSQLKEDYKNKLNAIGLDFEKFKENVLFKITATSYGAQAYYFYVTKSLDEVKKIHAQKMKGVTITWVDIIAKEKTNEEMIVLNKKAIQDARGKATRIAGSINKKIGNIQSIEDTNYKRQYYNVNKSQELQKHYITVTFVLE; encoded by the coding sequence ATGAAAAAATTAATTCTAATCTTGCTAATAGGTACTGTTCCTATGTTTGGGCAGCAACAAAATAATACGATAAGTGTAATAGGAGAATGTGATAAAAAAATAGATATCGAAAAATATACTATTAATATCGAATTCAAAGAGGTTATAGCAGATGGATATCAAAATATTGAATCCAAAAGCGTATCACAACTTAAAGAGGATTATAAGAACAAATTGAATGCTATAGGTTTGGATTTTGAAAAATTTAAGGAAAATGTTTTATTTAAAATTACCGCTACGAGTTATGGAGCACAAGCCTATTATTTTTATGTTACAAAATCCCTTGATGAAGTAAAAAAAATACATGCTCAAAAAATGAAAGGAGTAACAATTACTTGGGTAGATATTATAGCCAAAGAAAAGACAAATGAAGAAATGATAGTATTGAATAAAAAAGCCATCCAGGATGCCAGAGGTAAAGCTACTAGAATTGCAGGTAGTATCAATAAAAAGATAGGGAATATACAAAGCATAGAAGACACTAATTATAAGCGACAATATTATAATGTGAATAAATCACAAGAACTACAAAAGCATTACATAACAGTAACATTTGTTTTGGAATAG
- a CDS encoding collagen-like protein, whose amino-acid sequence MKAITNLVKGMMIVMVSLLIFSCSDGEDGAIGPAGQDGVNGVDGTNGTDGSNGADGVDGEGGPPGTANVIYSDWIATDFETNVPAETNEQLLTSFNFGEFNLNEDVILVYGRHEVNILVSEIKQLPYILASQNEYYGFEVSSFSGGSSLRIEVTTLDGGTNLFTFFDDFRYVIIPGGISASSSTASGGLESGSKSARDYTKMSYQEIKTLFNIPE is encoded by the coding sequence ATGAAAGCAATAACAAATTTAGTAAAGGGGATGATGATAGTGATGGTATCACTATTGATATTTTCGTGTTCTGATGGGGAAGATGGAGCAATTGGGCCTGCAGGCCAAGACGGAGTTAACGGAGTTGATGGTACTAATGGAACAGACGGTAGTAATGGTGCCGATGGTGTCGATGGTGAAGGTGGCCCTCCAGGAACAGCCAATGTAATTTATTCGGATTGGATTGCAACGGATTTTGAAACTAATGTACCGGCTGAAACTAATGAACAACTTCTCACCTCTTTTAATTTTGGCGAATTCAATCTGAATGAAGATGTAATTTTGGTCTACGGACGACATGAAGTAAACATACTAGTTTCTGAAATCAAACAACTTCCTTATATACTTGCTTCACAAAATGAATACTACGGTTTTGAGGTTTCAAGTTTTAGTGGTGGCAGTTCGTTACGAATTGAAGTAACTACGTTGGATGGAGGAACTAACTTATTTACATTTTTTGATGATTTCAGATATGTGATTATACCTGGTGGGATTTCGGCTTCTAGTAGTACTGCTTCAGGTGGGCTTGAATCTGGATCTAAATCTGCAAGAGATTATACCAAGATGTCGTATCAAGAAATTAAAACTTTATTTAATATCCCAGAATAA
- a CDS encoding phosphoribosylglycinamide formyltransferase: MKRIIIFASGSGTNAENIIKYFHERKIAEVTHVFSNNLRAKVLKRAHALKVKALHFDKESFYDTNEVLNILKDAKPDIIVLAGFLWIFPKKIIETFPDKVINVHPALLPKYGGKGMYGHHVHEAVVRNKEKESGITIHYVNEHYDEGAIIFQAKTSISTEDSAEDVAQAIHRLEYKHFPIVIEELLFAGKK, encoded by the coding sequence ATGAAGCGTATTATAATTTTTGCTTCCGGCTCAGGTACCAATGCCGAAAATATAATTAAGTACTTCCACGAGCGAAAAATTGCCGAGGTTACACATGTGTTCTCTAACAACCTGCGTGCCAAAGTATTAAAAAGAGCTCATGCCTTGAAAGTAAAGGCGTTACACTTTGACAAAGAGTCATTTTATGACACAAACGAGGTACTTAATATCTTAAAAGATGCCAAACCTGACATCATTGTACTAGCTGGATTCTTATGGATTTTTCCTAAAAAAATCATTGAAACTTTTCCTGATAAAGTGATAAATGTTCATCCTGCATTATTACCAAAATATGGTGGAAAAGGAATGTATGGCCATCATGTACATGAGGCTGTGGTTAGAAATAAAGAAAAAGAAAGCGGGATTACGATCCATTATGTAAACGAGCATTATGACGAAGGAGCGATTATTTTTCAGGCTAAAACATCAATTTCTACAGAAGATTCTGCCGAAGATGTAGCGCAGGCCATCCATCGATTAGAATATAAACATTTTCCGATCGTTATAGAAGAACTTCTGTTTGCAGGAAAAAAGTAG
- the pyk gene encoding pyruvate kinase, protein MPKRKRTKIVATLGPATSSEEILKKMLEAGVNVFRINFSHADYDDVKERIKIIRKLSKEHGYNASILGDLQGPKLRVGVMKRDIIVNDGDIINFVTGKPFEGTSKEVYMNYESFPKDVKAGERILLDDGKLIFEVISSNKKDTVKTKVIQGGPLKSKKGVNLPNTSISLPALTEKDIKDAIFACEQGVDWMALSFVRHAQDLIELQDLIKEHSEHKIPIIAKIEKPEGVENIDKIVAYCDGLMVARGDLGVEIPAQEVPLIQKNLVLKAKTARIPVIIATQMMETMIDSLTPTRAEVNDVANSVMDGADAVMLSGETSVGKYPVQVIETMSKIIKSVENSDLITVPQNPPHIRTNRFITKSICYHAAHMANDIDAKAICTLTNSGYTAFQISAWRPDAHILVFTSNHRILSQLSLLWGVKAFYYDKFVSTDETVEDINKIALERKFVEQGDMLINLAAMPITAKGMVNTLRVSQI, encoded by the coding sequence ATGCCAAAACGTAAAAGAACTAAAATAGTCGCTACTCTTGGACCCGCAACAAGTAGTGAAGAGATATTAAAAAAAATGTTGGAAGCAGGAGTAAATGTTTTCAGAATAAATTTCTCTCATGCTGATTATGATGATGTCAAAGAGCGCATAAAAATTATACGAAAACTAAGCAAAGAACATGGTTATAATGCATCTATACTTGGAGATTTACAGGGTCCTAAACTACGTGTAGGTGTTATGAAAAGAGATATCATCGTTAATGATGGTGATATAATCAATTTTGTAACTGGTAAACCTTTTGAGGGCACCTCTAAAGAGGTCTATATGAATTATGAAAGTTTCCCAAAAGATGTAAAAGCAGGAGAAAGAATATTATTAGACGATGGTAAGTTAATTTTTGAAGTTATCTCTTCTAACAAAAAAGATACCGTTAAGACCAAAGTAATACAAGGAGGCCCTCTAAAATCTAAAAAAGGAGTGAACCTTCCTAATACTAGTATTTCTTTACCGGCACTGACGGAAAAAGATATAAAAGATGCAATTTTTGCATGCGAACAAGGAGTTGATTGGATGGCATTATCTTTTGTGCGTCATGCCCAGGATTTAATAGAATTACAAGACCTCATAAAAGAACATAGTGAACATAAGATTCCAATTATTGCCAAAATAGAGAAGCCCGAAGGAGTAGAGAATATTGATAAGATTGTAGCTTATTGCGATGGATTGATGGTGGCAAGAGGAGATCTTGGAGTAGAAATTCCTGCCCAGGAAGTACCTCTGATTCAGAAAAACTTGGTGCTCAAAGCTAAAACTGCCAGAATACCTGTGATTATTGCCACACAAATGATGGAAACAATGATCGATAGTCTTACACCAACACGTGCCGAGGTAAATGATGTCGCTAATTCTGTAATGGATGGCGCCGATGCCGTTATGCTATCTGGCGAGACTTCTGTAGGAAAATATCCTGTACAGGTGATCGAAACTATGTCTAAAATTATTAAAAGTGTAGAAAATTCTGATTTAATAACGGTTCCTCAAAATCCTCCTCATATCAGAACCAATAGATTTATTACAAAATCTATTTGTTATCATGCTGCGCACATGGCAAATGATATTGATGCCAAAGCAATCTGTACTCTTACCAATAGTGGTTATACAGCATTTCAAATTTCTGCATGGAGGCCTGATGCTCATATTCTGGTCTTTACCAGTAATCATAGAATCTTATCTCAGCTTAGCCTCTTATGGGGAGTAAAAGCTTTTTATTATGATAAGTTCGTAAGTACTGATGAAACTGTCGAAGATATTAATAAAATTGCATTAGAACGTAAATTTGTAGAACAAGGAGATATGTTGATCAATTTAGCTGCAATGCCAATTACTGCAAAAGGAATGGTAAACACACTTAGGGTTTCGCAAATCTAA